TTCCTCCTGCTTTAAAATTACTATAAGTTGTGTGAGGAAATAGCATGACTGCTCAACCTGGAAAAccaatttaaaaacaaaaaaatattattaattttcttcattattttaattattattttttaaaaaacaaataatttggACAGAAATTGGCTCATTGAAAATACCTTAACGATGAGCCAAtttcctatgaacatctttttAAGAGTTAATTgtcgaaataaaatttaaattaacatTTCTTAACGAGTTGCAtagattaattatatattattatttttatattattaaacaCATATCAACACTGAGCTtgtcaaatatttatttcaattaacAACAGAGATAGGAACGAAGTATGTTTAATACAATTATAAAGGAAATGGTAGTTTAAGTAGGTAAATGAAAGAACAAATAATTATTAAGATATGAAATTCAcaaaaagattattattattattattattattatattattattagatgTTTTTGCCATGgatagttttattttatattaattaccTGCCATTGCATATTCATAATAAAATCCTGGATACCGTCCATAACTTCCTCTGCTGAGATCATAGCATCGTAAATTGACATAACTTTTGCCTAtccaaataattgaaaattatttgtattaatttctaaaaaatagttatttaaaatataaagaataaaatagtttaaaaaaacttttttaattaaatttttttcagaaacgtataaaagaaaaatacaacgAATACCTCAGCTCCATCAACAAGTGGAAGACAAAGAGAAATTGCTGATAATTTTCTTGCTACCCTTCCAACCGCTTCAGAATTTTTCAATTCTAATCTTTGCCACTCTCTAAGTAAACAATTTTGAGAGTtcattatcttatttatttttatatcatgcTTCATTTTTTGGACTTCAATTTTCTTCTCAGCTGTGAAGTTTCTCATAATTGAAATTCTTAACCATACATTGAACATCTTCTTCTGTTTTCatcatcaagaaaaaaaataaatgagaatataagaaaggaaaaaaactaTATAAGTAAACATATATACTTCACTACAATATATACTGttattatctatattttcataatattacGTTATACGTATATCTTACCACTAATTAAGAGTTTTCTATCATTCATTAAAGAAAATACATATAGATACATGTATATTTGCTATCATATACACAAAAATAGGGAGAGAAGCGAGAGTTTGGGGAGGTAGGGGAGCAAGATTCGTATGTATACCAGATACATACAATTgacactagatacatgtatctgtaTGTATCTGGTGTAATTCTCATATATCTGGAATACCTATCGCATGGGAAAGTGGCAAgtgaaatgggagagaatcgagTAAGGCGAGCGAGATATGTTATGTATCCCAGATGACAGATACATGCGAGCCACTTGGATATAATCTATCTAGAAGaaattacacctaattttgaccTTATTTATTCAAGATACATGTATCTGGATGTATGACGAAGGacattgaattttaatttgtaaatatCGCATGAATATTATAAGGTGAGTTAATTATCCatgatagatatatatatatatatatatatatatatatatattttactctaCCAATGGaagaataattaattcatatttaccTGTGCAACCCTCTTGATTGCAGCCATAGAAGCCTCAACACGAGCATTGACAAATCTCCATTGTATTAATCTATTATTCACAAGACGATATTGATGAAAATCTTCTTCTAGTATCGGCGAAACTTTTTTCTgtttaaaatactttaaaacGCCAGTAACACCACCACGACCACCACCACTATCACTAACGTCCTTGGACGTGtccattttcaactttctcGAGCTAGGTGACTTAGGGACTATAGGTAAAGGACGTCCCGGTGACAATGCCCATGCAGATCGCGAattattatttgtactaacacacgttgttgttgctgttgttgttgttgatgatgattttGATCCATTATCGCGTTTTTGTAAGAATTTAGCAAAAGtactatgattatgatgatcttccttttcttgaaattttttgttattcttgatcatcTTCAATGGGCTAACATTTTCTTCTCCTCTACTATTAGATCGCAATTTTGTGGTCGATTTTGACCGATTGACTAGCTTTGGTGGAACAGAGTCGATTGTGTGAATTTCTGGGAGTGACATTCCACTTTTACTTCTAAGTAAACGCGGAGAATTAGCTGATGATCGAGGAATAATATTGTTGCGATGATCGCGATTTTTCTCCTTCTCCATTGATAAAATTGATGGAATTAATGTTTTAGGAGTTTATTTGTGTTTTCGAAGAATGATTTTAGTGTATGAAACGACTAGTCGAGAAATTAAGAAATGAGGTGGGGAGAAACTATATACTATGATTAATCAACAGATGGCTAGCTAGTAGTTGAGGGCAcgttaatttatataatatatatatatatttgttaaaaacaaaattgaagttCGAGGCTAACACGAAAATTAGTCAACCCAATTATGAGCTAGGATGACTTTTTGGAGGTCAATGGTTTAAGTTTGTATTCAAAATTAATAGTTTGATTATTTTGAAGCTTTTAACTTATTATGAATTTGCACCACATAGAGTTCTAGCTcactaaatgaagaaatttcgCTTATTAGGATGTTCTCCGTTTTGATGACttgaatacaattttttatatatatgtttattaaagTCTCGTTGTTTTAAAGTATggcaaaattaaaaagttataacaCTAATATGGCAAAAGGAGGAAGATGTGTCTTATTTGCGGTGTTCGTAATGTatatttgtcatcatcaaaagggGAATATTTGTTAGAATGAGAAAGATTTTAATAATTGACAAATATAGGAACTGATGAAAGAAA
This DNA window, taken from Solanum lycopersicum chromosome 5, SLM_r2.1, encodes the following:
- the LOC101256288 gene encoding QWRF motif-containing protein 7; this translates as MEKEKNRDHRNNIIPRSSANSPRLLRSKSGMSLPEIHTIDSVPPKLVNRSKSTTKLRSNSRGEENVSPLKMIKNNKKFQEKEDHHNHSTFAKFLQKRDNGSKSSSTTTTATTTCVSTNNNSRSAWALSPGRPLPIVPKSPSSRKLKMDTSKDVSDSGGGRGGVTGVLKYFKQKKVSPILEEDFHQYRLVNNRLIQWRFVNARVEASMAAIKRVAQKKMFNVWLRISIMRNFTAEKKIEVQKMKHDIKINKIMNSQNCLLREWQRLELKNSEAVGRVARKLSAISLCLPLVDGAEAKVMSIYDAMISAEEVMDGIQDFIMNMQWQVEQSCYFLTQLIVILKQEEEFLEELESHLKTVNSLEVEEETLRVHCIQLAKERMTRWEGEDQS